In the genome of Streptomyces collinus, one region contains:
- a CDS encoding MinD/ParA family ATP-binding protein, giving the protein MRFSAVALKREIEERAAADAASAPEAPDAPEASEVTEAEDADAAGGAARADAPDDEDSGMEGDDSAAVSEYALDADAFTDVLPVEEAEPEGTRPEAEDVTPAPAGLQPQVAAPEGNESDDSEAQDAGPEDAEADGAEAEDEQAQPAHAEPDDAHPEDALPDSDEPADAAPAGAELEREDSVATAAEPTDAPPADGAPAQDEDAVPASPDAQQSTPSDSAPPPPQGVPPLPPSYQPAAPAPASEWPAPPTQQPPAQPSDLNPPAQPQPTAAQGQPPVPPQPYVPAQQPPFQPQAPQPAPAAWNQQPAPTPPNQPPAQPVPQPGGYGFPHPGAPAPSAPNAQGGYGFPHPGAPTPAAQPPAPQPNSPHTPNPQSGYGFPQQGAPAPAAPNAQGGYGFPHPGAPTPAAQQPAAPPTPAPSPQDGYGFPQPGAPAPAAPTPRDGYGFPQPGVPDAQGGYGFPQPPVQQPQPQAQAQPGVPPQAQPQPAAQPPHAGQPDPSGQPHPGQQPPQQPVDPRTGAAWPQPMQHDQRQPTNPGAAPLGYTAAVELSSDRLLNSKKQKAKSSRPAAGGGRFKIGGKKEEAERQRKLDLIRTPVLSCYRIAVISLKGGVGKTTTTTALGSTLATERQDKILAIDANPDAGTLGRRVRRETGATIRDLVQAIPYLNSYMDIRRFTSQAPSGLEIIANDVDPAVSTTFNDEDYRRAIDVLGKQYPVILTDSGTGLLYSAMRGVLDLADQLIIISTPSVDGASSASTTLDWLSAHGYADLVSRSITVISGVRETGKMIKVEDIVTHFETRCRGVVVVPFDEHLAAGAEVDLDMMRPKVREAYFNLTAMVAEDFIRHQQAHGLWTSDGNPPPVAAPPLPGQAVPGQAVPGQPYAQPGQPPYPGQQQPAPGQPGPYPQQPQQPQPGQPYPQPGQPYAQPGQPYAQPGQPQPYPQAAEQPPYPQPGQPGQPGQQPGQPAAHPGQPYPQPGQPPAAPPQPGYGYPQPGQPGHPAQPDGQTPPPPPPTQ; this is encoded by the coding sequence ATGCGTTTCTCCGCCGTCGCGCTGAAGCGTGAGATCGAGGAGCGTGCCGCTGCGGATGCGGCTTCCGCGCCCGAGGCGCCCGACGCACCCGAAGCATCCGAAGTCACCGAGGCGGAGGACGCCGACGCGGCCGGTGGCGCTGCCCGTGCCGATGCCCCGGACGACGAAGATTCCGGCATGGAGGGCGACGACTCCGCTGCGGTTTCGGAGTACGCGCTGGACGCGGACGCCTTCACCGACGTGCTGCCCGTCGAGGAGGCCGAGCCGGAGGGCACCCGGCCGGAAGCCGAGGACGTGACACCCGCACCCGCAGGCCTTCAGCCGCAGGTTGCAGCACCTGAGGGCAACGAGTCCGACGACAGCGAGGCCCAGGACGCCGGGCCCGAAGACGCCGAGGCCGACGGCGCGGAGGCCGAGGACGAGCAGGCACAGCCCGCACACGCAGAGCCCGACGACGCGCACCCCGAGGACGCGCTGCCCGACTCCGACGAGCCTGCGGACGCGGCGCCGGCCGGGGCCGAGCTGGAGCGCGAGGACTCGGTGGCGACTGCTGCCGAGCCCACCGACGCGCCCCCCGCCGACGGCGCGCCCGCGCAGGACGAGGACGCCGTACCGGCCTCGCCCGATGCCCAGCAGAGCACACCGTCCGACTCCGCTCCCCCGCCCCCGCAGGGCGTGCCGCCACTGCCGCCGTCGTACCAGCCGGCCGCTCCGGCCCCGGCGAGCGAGTGGCCCGCCCCGCCTACGCAGCAGCCCCCGGCGCAGCCCTCGGACTTGAACCCGCCCGCTCAGCCGCAGCCGACGGCCGCCCAGGGTCAGCCTCCGGTGCCACCGCAGCCCTACGTTCCGGCACAGCAGCCGCCGTTCCAGCCTCAGGCGCCGCAGCCCGCGCCTGCCGCGTGGAACCAGCAGCCCGCACCGACGCCGCCCAACCAGCCGCCCGCCCAGCCCGTACCGCAGCCCGGGGGCTACGGCTTCCCGCACCCGGGCGCCCCTGCCCCGTCCGCGCCCAACGCGCAAGGCGGCTACGGCTTCCCGCACCCCGGTGCCCCCACCCCGGCCGCACAGCCCCCGGCCCCGCAGCCAAACAGCCCCCACACGCCGAACCCGCAGAGCGGCTACGGCTTCCCCCAACAGGGCGCCCCCGCCCCGGCCGCGCCCAACGCGCAAGGCGGCTACGGCTTCCCGCACCCGGGCGCCCCCACCCCGGCCGCCCAGCAGCCCGCCGCTCCGCCCACCCCCGCACCGAGCCCGCAGGACGGCTACGGCTTCCCCCAGCCGGGCGCACCCGCCCCGGCCGCGCCCACCCCCCGGGACGGTTACGGCTTCCCGCAGCCCGGCGTCCCCGACGCCCAGGGCGGGTACGGCTTCCCCCAGCCTCCGGTGCAGCAGCCGCAGCCCCAGGCCCAGGCCCAGCCCGGCGTACCCCCGCAGGCCCAGCCGCAGCCCGCGGCCCAGCCTCCGCACGCCGGGCAGCCCGACCCGTCGGGGCAGCCTCACCCCGGGCAGCAGCCGCCGCAGCAGCCCGTGGACCCCCGTACCGGTGCCGCCTGGCCGCAGCCCATGCAGCACGACCAGCGGCAGCCGACCAACCCCGGGGCGGCGCCGCTCGGTTACACCGCCGCCGTGGAGCTGTCGTCCGACCGGCTGCTCAACAGCAAGAAGCAGAAGGCGAAGAGCAGCCGTCCGGCAGCCGGCGGCGGCCGGTTCAAGATCGGCGGGAAGAAGGAGGAGGCCGAGCGACAGCGCAAGCTCGACCTGATCCGCACGCCCGTGCTGTCCTGCTACCGGATCGCCGTGATCAGCCTCAAGGGCGGTGTCGGCAAGACGACCACGACCACCGCGCTGGGCTCCACGCTCGCCACCGAGCGGCAGGACAAGATCCTCGCGATCGACGCCAACCCGGATGCCGGCACCCTCGGGCGCCGCGTGCGGCGGGAGACCGGGGCGACCATCCGTGACCTCGTCCAGGCGATCCCGTACCTCAACTCGTACATGGACATCAGGCGGTTCACGTCCCAGGCGCCCTCCGGTCTGGAGATCATCGCCAACGACGTCGACCCGGCCGTGTCCACGACCTTCAACGACGAGGACTACCGGCGCGCGATCGACGTGCTGGGCAAGCAGTACCCCGTGATCCTCACCGACTCCGGTACCGGTCTGCTGTACAGCGCCATGCGCGGTGTGCTGGACCTCGCCGACCAGCTCATCATCATCTCGACGCCGTCCGTGGACGGGGCGAGCAGTGCGAGCACGACGCTGGACTGGCTGTCCGCGCACGGGTACGCCGACCTCGTCTCACGGTCCATCACCGTCATCTCCGGGGTCCGCGAGACCGGCAAGATGATCAAGGTCGAGGACATCGTGACGCACTTCGAGACCCGTTGCCGGGGCGTTGTCGTCGTGCCCTTCGACGAGCATCTGGCCGCCGGTGCCGAGGTCGACCTCGACATGATGCGGCCGAAGGTGCGGGAGGCGTACTTCAACCTCACGGCGATGGTCGCCGAGGACTTCATCCGCCACCAGCAGGCGCACGGCCTGTGGACCTCCGACGGCAACCCGCCGCCGGTCGCGGCCCCGCCGCTGCCGGGCCAGGCCGTGCCGGGCCAGGCCGTGCCGGGCCAGCCCTACGCCCAGCCGGGCCAGCCCCCGTACCCCGGGCAGCAGCAGCCGGCTCCCGGTCAGCCGGGCCCGTACCCACAGCAGCCACAGCAGCCGCAGCCCGGTCAGCCGTACCCGCAGCCCGGACAGCCGTATGCCCAGCCCGGACAGCCCTACGCCCAGCCTGGACAGCCGCAGCCGTACCCGCAGGCCGCGGAGCAGCCGCCCTACCCGCAGCCCGGGCAGCCGGGCCAGCCGGGTCAGCAGCCCGGGCAACCGGCGGCCCACCCCGGCCAGCCGTACCCGCAGCCGGGGCAGCCCCCGGCCGCTCCCCCGCAGCCCGGCTACGGCTACCCCCAGCCGGGTCAGCCCGGCCACCCGGCCCAGCCCGACGGGCAGACCCCGCCGCCCCCGCCCCCGACGCAGTAA